Part of the Deltaproteobacteria bacterium genome, CGAGCGCAATATCAGGCGATTGATGCAGCGAATCGACGGCCATGCCGTCAGGATTGACGCGGACAACTTCAGTGCCTTTGCCGTCTTTGGTAAAGCGCGTGACATAGAGATTGTTGGTGTGGTCGTCGTGCCGCGCCCAGGCCATAAATACGTCACCGTCTCGACCAGCAGCGACCGCCGTGCCTGACAGTTCCACTTCGTGCCCTTTCCCGGCATGTGTGAACTCGGCTCGTGCACCACGGGTGAGTTCTGCGGCGTGCGTGGCCGCCGCCTGCAGGCAGAGAAGTGTGAATATAATTAGCCAGATCATGGGAAACTCCTTTGTCGTGATGAATCGAGCACTTACCCCGTCAGTTGGTTGGTAGGGTAAGTACAGACCCTTGCTTCACGCGCTGCGTGATCTGCTCCACGCAGGCAAAATCATTAAGCGGATTACAACGTAGCACGAGAAAACTGGCTTCTTGGCCCTCGGCGAGCGAGCCAATCGCGCGGCCTGGAAAGATTGCCAGCGGCGTGGCCTCTGTCCACATTTTCAGCAGGGTGCGATTATCGAATACGCCCAAGCGGTGCAGGTTCAGTGCTTCTGGGACCGACGTCTCGTCGTGGTCGCTGCCGATGGCGAGCTTAACGCCGTGCTGGTGGAGTACCCGCAAGTTCTGTTTTTGCTGTCCTTCTATCGCTGACACGAGCAATGCCTTGTCTTGACCGTGCCCACCTGCATGTCCATGTTCGCCGCCATGCCAGGTGTGGCTCAGTCGTGTGGTGGTGACGACGGTCACGTTATTCTTGGCTGCGAGTGCGGCATCGTCATCGCTGATGTGCGCTTGCTGCGCCTGCGCTGGACTCGTGATGGCAAACCCAGGGAGATGGGCGATTTCATCGACCCCGGACACCAGTGCGACATGAAAATCACTCGCAGTTTCGACATGCGCGGACACCCGTAATCCTGCTGCATGAGCTCTGGCGACAATCATGGGGACAAAGAGCGGATTCACTCCTCTCCGAACGTGCCGATCAGCGGCATTGCGATGCTTCTCAAAGTTTTCTGTAGACGCCAAGTACACTTTCACAAAGTCTGGTTTGCGCGCCATGATCTGCGGCCACCGCTCACGTAGATCGGCTTCACTATCAATGATGAAATAGGCGCGGTTGGCAAACCAGCCCGGCGCTAATTCCCCGACCACCGGGGCATACCGCATCGTGCGTAACACGTGCTCGTATAACGCAATCGGCCAGCCGCCAGAGGTGGTCAGTCCGCCATTGGCAAAGGCAACATCCATACTGGTTGGATGGTTAATCTTGTCACGGATCTGCTCGGAGAAGTCGGGAATGTTGTTCGGATTCTTGACGTAGAAGACGCCGGCTTTCAGGTACGTTTGGATGACGGCGTCGATGTTCCATGCTCCTTCGACGTTATGGTTATGGGCTTCGCCGAAGGGCGGGATGACAAAACCCTGCGTGAGGTCCCTCTCGACATCAACACGGTGTGGTTTCATCCGTGTTAGGCGACCGTTCACGATATACACAGTCTCAGTGCGGAACTCTGTGCCATTGAACCACTGGCCGTTGACGAAGGCTGAGGTTGTACTCGGCTGGGAGGCTGATGACGACGACTGTGCTGCCGCCGTCATGCCACCAAGCGCACGACAAGTGATACACACGATCAACAGATGCCACAGGGCAGAAGCACTGCGGCGGTGAGCTATGCGCATTCGCTTCTCCGTTACTGCCAGCGATAACTGATCCCACCGTAGAATGCACGTCCGTCACCCGGTTCGATGAAGCGGCCGTTGGCATCATCAACAATCACGCCAGACATA contains:
- a CDS encoding amidohydrolase family protein — encoded protein: MRIAHRRSASALWHLLIVCITCRALGGMTAAAQSSSSASQPSTTSAFVNGQWFNGTEFRTETVYIVNGRLTRMKPHRVDVERDLTQGFVIPPFGEAHNHNVEGAWNIDAVIQTYLKAGVFYVKNPNNIPDFSEQIRDKINHPTSMDVAFANGGLTTSGGWPIALYEHVLRTMRYAPVVGELAPGWFANRAYFIIDSEADLRERWPQIMARKPDFVKVYLASTENFEKHRNAADRHVRRGVNPLFVPMIVARAHAAGLRVSAHVETASDFHVALVSGVDEIAHLPGFAITSPAQAQQAHISDDDAALAAKNNVTVVTTTRLSHTWHGGEHGHAGGHGQDKALLVSAIEGQQKQNLRVLHQHGVKLAIGSDHDETSVPEALNLHRLGVFDNRTLLKMWTEATPLAIFPGRAIGSLAEGQEASFLVLRCNPLNDFACVEQITQRVKQGSVLTLPTN